One Triticum dicoccoides isolate Atlit2015 ecotype Zavitan chromosome 5B, WEW_v2.0, whole genome shotgun sequence genomic window carries:
- the LOC119306178 gene encoding uncharacterized protein At5g39865-like, with translation MRGLRSRILRTLQSFPNAAAAQSNALLPPPDAAAPEAVPEPAAVPDGDDDKENLSPEANPRKAKKMKVGSLEGGSLEESGRRYRRPELESSSLFDPDLLAAFRGVVDAYAQALDKTQRRDVDFDDADDDIAAALDAGGRDEDPLAGLECRCPPGGERAVVLYTTSLRGVRKTFEDCATVRRLLDGLRVAFLERDVSMHAPYRDELRALLPPPPGDGASMPLPPRLFVDGRYVGGADEVVALHERSRLRAMLRRAARRRAGDAACAVCGGAWFVVCGGCSGRHWLYDDGSAAAVAASRVPCPGCNENGLVPCPLCS, from the coding sequence ATGAGAGGCCTCAGATCGCGGATCCTCCGGACCCTGCAGTCCttccccaacgccgccgccgcgcaGTCCAACGCCCTCCTCCCGCCCCCCGACGCCGCCGCACCCGAGGCCGTGCCCGAGCCGGCCGCCGTCCCCGATGGCGACGACGACAAGGAGAACCTGTCGCCGGAGGCCAACCCGCGGAAGGCCAAGAAGATGAAGGTGGGCTCTCTGGAGGGTGGCTCTCTGGAGGAGTCCGGCAGGCGCTACCGCCGGCCGGAGCTCGAGTCGTCCAGCCTCTTCGACCCGGACCTCCTCGCCGCCTTCCGCGGCGTCGTGGACGCGTACGCCCAGGCGCTCGACAAGACCCAGCGCCGCGATGTCGActtcgacgacgccgacgacgacatCGCCGCCGCGCTGGACGCCGGCGGCCGCGACGAGGACCCCCTGGCCGGGCTGGAGTGCCGGTGCCCGCCCGGCGGGGAGCGGGCCGTGGTGCTCTACACCACGTCGCTGCGCGGGGTGCGCAAGACGTTCGAGGACTGTGCCACCGTGCGCCGCCTGCTCGACGGGCTCCGCGTCGCCTTCCTGGAGCGCGACGTGTCCATGCACGCGCCCTACCGGGACGAGCTCCGCGCTCTGCTGCCGCCTCCGCCGGGCGACGGCGCCAGCATGCCCCTGCCGCCGCGGCTGTTCGTGGACGGGCGGTACGTGGGCGGCGCCGACGAGGTGGTGGCGCTGCACGAGCGGTCGCGGCTCCGGGCGATGCTCCGGCGCGCCGCGCGCCGGCGCGCGGGCGACGCGGCCTGCGCGGTGTGCGGCGGCGCCTGGTTCGTGGTGTGCGGCGGGTGCAGCGGCCGTCATTGGCTCTATGACGACGGctcggccgccgccgtcgccgccagccGCGTGCCGTGCCCCGGGTGCAACGAGAACGGGCTCGTGCCGTGCCCCCTGTGCAGCTGA